In the genome of Pempheris klunzingeri isolate RE-2024b chromosome 3, fPemKlu1.hap1, whole genome shotgun sequence, one region contains:
- the htra3a gene encoding serine protease HTRA3a: MQLLLLGAAFLFTHDLTGAVRSDKCASRCDVSACPSPSCPGGYVPDRCNCCVVCAPREGDPCGRKNDLPCGDGLECKLRAAGRRRGSKGVCRCKMEHEVCGSDGKTYGNVCKMRAASRKAQQTRRPAVSQAHKGPCSPSGAGPPLVRPGSPRYKFNFIADVVEKIAPAVVHIELFVRHPLFGRHMRLSSGSGFIVTHSGVIVTNAHVVTTAATATGRPQLRVQLHDGDAYEAVVRDVDRKADIATIKVNPEKKLPVLALGRSADLRPGEFVVAIGSPFALQNTVTTGIVSTAQRDGKELGIKDSDMDYIQTDAIINYGNSGGPLVNLDGEVIGINTLKVTAGISFAIPSDRISRFLTESQTRHSKEKTRQQRRLTEDPQSDAVSEVKRYFLGIRMLSVTEAVAAELKRQNPDFPEVRSGVLVQQVIPDSPAQNGGIKEGDVIVKLNGRPVQTTEDVREVLQHNQPVLLEIRRGNDDLLFNIHPQLIVH; encoded by the exons ATGCAGCTCCTTCTCCTTGGAGCGGCGTTCCTCTTTACGCACGACCTCACCGGAGCTGTGCGCTCTGACAAGTGCGCCTCCCGGTGCGACGTGAGCGCGTGTCCGAGCCCCAGCTGTCCCGGCGGGTACGTCCCGGACAGATGTAACTGCTGCGTGGTGTGTGCGCCGCGCGAGGGAGACCCCTGCGGCCGCAAAAACGACCTGCCCTGCGGGGATGGCCTGGAGTGCAAGCTGCGCGCTGCGGGGAGGCGGAGAGGCTCCAAGGGGGTCTGCCGGTGTAAGATGGAGCATGAAGTGTGCGGAAGCGACGGGAAGACGTACGGTAATGTGTGTAAGATGAGAGCAGCCAGCCGTAAAGCTCAGCAGACGAGGAGACCCGCAGTTAGCCAAGCGCACAAAGGACCGTGTTCACCCTCCGGCGCAG GTCCTCCTCTGGTCCGTCCTGGCAGCCCACGCTACAAGTTCAACTTCATCGCTGATGTGGTGGAGAAAATAGCACCTGCTGTTGTCCACATTGAGCTGTttgtaag ACATCCTCTGTTTGGGCGCCACATGCGTCTCTCCAGTGGCTCTGGTTTTATTGTGACCCACTCAGGTGTGATTGTGACCAACGCTCACGTGGTAACCACGGCCGCCACGGCGACAGGGAGGCCCCAGCTGCGTGTGCAGCTCCACGACGGCGACGCATACGAGGCCGTGGTCAGAGACGTGGACAGGAAGGCGGACATTGCCACAATCAAGGTCAATCCTGAG AAGAAGCTTCCTGTGCTGGCTCTGGGCCGTTCAGCTGATCTGAGACCAGGGGAATTTGTGGTCGCTATTGGCAGCCCCTTTGCTCTGCAGAACACCGTCACCACCGGCATCGTCAGCACTGCTCAGAGAGACGGCAAAGAGCTGGGCATCAAGGACTCAGACATGGACTACATCCAGACTGACGCTATCATTAAC TACGGAAATTCTGGAGGACCTCTTGTTAACTTG gaTGGCGAGGTGATAGGCATCAACACTCTGAAAGTTACAGCGGGGATCTCCTTCGCTATTCCTTCAGACAGAATCAGCCGCTTCCTCACAGAGTCACAGACCCGACACagcaaag AAAAGACAAGACAGCAAAGAAGACTCACAGAGGACCCGCAGTCTGATGCAG TGTCGGAAGTGAAAAGATATTTTTTAGGGATCAGGATGCTTTCTGTCACCGAAGC TGTAGCAGCAGAGTTGAAGCGTCAGAATCCAGACTTTCCAGAGGTCAGAAGTGGAGTTCTGGTGCAGCAGGTCATACCTGACAGTCCAGCACAGAA TGGTGGGATAAAGGAAGGTGATGTTATAGTCAAACTAAATGGACGACCGGTTCAGACCACCGAAGACGTCCGTGAGGTGCTGCAGCATAACCAGCCTGTCCTGCTTGAGATTCGCAGAGGCAACGATGATTTACTGTTCAACATCCACCCTCAACTTATAGTACACTGA